CGGCCTGGACGAACAAATCCGAAGCGGGCCCTTCCTTCGGAAGTGTCCGGGCAGTAGTCATAACTTCAGCTCCTGCCGCTGTGAACCGGGCAGCGATTGCCTGTCCCATTCCCTTGGTACCGCCTGTTACCAGGATTCTTTTACCTTCGTATTCTGTCAGCGGACTTGCATAAGTTATAGCCATCGTTACAGCCTCTTTTCATTAAGGATTCCTCAGGTTAGGCTGGAAGTCGAGCCGTCCTGAGGTCTATATGTATATATTAGACTTGATTAATATGAGCGTCTAATTTATTATTTTCATTAAATTCATTAATAATAGTAATATATAAGGAGGCTGTCTGCATGGAGCTCACACAATTGGAGTATTTTCTGACCGTAGCCCGGCTTGAGCATATGACCTCTGCATCCAAAGCGCTGCGAATTACGCAGCCTGCCCTGAGCCATGCAATTTCCAAACTGGAAAGTGAGCTGGGGGTTCCTTTATTTGAGCGTAAGGGCCGCAATGTCCAGTTGAACCGCTATGGGGTTATGTTCAGTTCACGGGTCGAAGAAGCGCTGCGCAATATCAGGAATGGGGTGCGGGAGATTGAGGAGTCGTCCAATGCGGAGAGCGGAACCGTTCATCTGTCTTATCTGAATATTCTTGGCGTGGACCTGATCCCATCGCTCATCAGAGACTATCAGGCAGACCATCCGAAGGTGCGGTTCGATCTGTATCAGGGGAATCACGGGGACATTGACGAAGCGCTGGATAACGGGACCTCAGATATGCTGATTACGTCCAAAGAGACTACGGCGGAGAATAAGGAATGGATGGTGTTTCGCAGATTGCCGATTTATATTGTGGTCTCCAGTTCCCACCGGTTCGCAGCGCGTTCCTCGCTGAGTCTGTTCGAGCTGTCGGGTGAGCCGTTTGTAGGACTGAAGACGAATTGCGGACTCAAGCACACCATCACCTCCCTCTTCCAAAATACTAATTTTGAGCTGTCCTCAACCTATTATGCTGAGGATCTGATTACTGTGGCCGGCTTCATCAAAGCCGGGCTCGGCGTCTCCGTGCTTCCGCAGACGCTGGGACTGATGCTTGACGGTCTGGTCTGGATTCCCATCCAGGAACCGGGTTGGGAATGGGAGGTTGGCCTGCAATGGCGCAAGGACCATTATCTGTCCCCCGCCTCCAGAAGGTTCCTGGAGTATGTTCAGCAGAGTAGTCATGTACCTGTTTTAAACCTGTGAGAATGAACATCGAACTAATAGTAGTCTTATCCTGCCCCTTTACCGACTTTTCCTCTTAAATTCAAGTAGCTAATTGTATTTTCTGCAATAGAAAACGCATAGCTGACCTTAAAATGAGATTCTATTGTATTTCATACATTAGAATGTTGGGTTTTGGGCGAAAAAGGGCCTTTTTTCAATATTCTATTGTACCGAATACAATAGATTCTATTTAGAAGCCTTTTTTACAGCATTCCATTGTATAAAATGCAGTTACCACCGTTCCGGCACCTACAGTTTATAGCGCGAAGCCTATGGATTCTGGCGTTATACCTAAATAAAGAGCCGCCCCAATAGCCGATTTACGGCTTGGGGACAGCTCTATTAGATCATTTTAACAAATTAATGCCCGAAGCTCTTCAATCGTTGCCTGGTACTGCGGCTTAAAATCAGCAGAATTCATATAACCGGATATGCTGGTCAAGAATTGTCTGCCTTCAAGAGCTCCGCTTACCTTAGCAGCATCCAGTGCACACAGCAGCAGGTTACCATTACCTACGCGACACTCTGTGAGGAAACTCAGCTTGTGATTACGTTCGAAATTATCGATCGTCTGTACAATCGGATTCCAGCTGCGGTCCGCCTCATCCATGATAAGCGATTTGGAATGCTCCACGATAGTCCACCACGGATAGGTGGAGTGTGCCTCGCTCGGGAAATCGCGCAGCACCGGATGGCCGTTATCGATCAGCAGACCCATGGTACCAATTGGCACCGGCCGGTTCATGCTCTCCGAGATCGAGCGGAACATCGGGTAGCACCAGAAATCCGTGCAATAATAGCCTTCGATTCCGTTCTGAACCGACTGTGGTTCCGGCATCAGCAGCACATTACCGCCTTGCTCCAGCAGGGAGACTGCCTCCTCAGACAGCTCTGTGAACACATGAATGCCTTCAGCTTCAAGCGGGTTATCGCTTTGCTCCGGATATATCCACAGGTCATAGCTCTTGCGGATATCGGTTCCCTGAACCCGGAGCGCCAGCTCCGCACGGCTCATCCGGTCCACCGCCGGAAGCTCAACCGCTAGATCGCAAATGTCAATGTAATGGATTCCGGCAGGAATAAAGGCTCCGGCTGAGCCTGTTGTCCGAGCTCCCCCTTCAACCGCCAGCTCCCAGTGAAGCTCGATGGATTCCGGCATTCCACTGCGGAAGCAGCTCAGCTCCACATGGGCTGCGAAGGTCTCCCCGGCGCCGTAGTTGTACTTAGGGAATCTTGCCAGCAGCACGGCATCATTACAAAAGGTCCGCCACTCTTCCGGGCTGATCAGACCCTTGGAATCCATGAAGGCATCCAGAACACCTACGAGTGCTGTACCCTGGCCGCTGAAGTCCTGGAGATCCAGAAGCTGGAACCCTGCCAGCCGGCGGGAACGGAAGGCAGCCTCAAGCTCTTCCTTGTAGCAAGCGACAGCGAGCTGGCCTGAGCTTTTGAAGTAAGCATCGGCCAGATGGCCAAGCCCCTTGCTCTCCAGCCGTTCGCGGAAGATGATGAAATTCTCCGCTTTGAGCGGGCCGGTATATTTCTCAATTTCCGCGAAATTCGGAAACGTCGCATATTGTCCAATCTCATGCGAGACCACGGGTACCCGGGGAATCCATTCTCTGGATTCACTGCCACCCTGCACAGCCTTGGCTTCAGTACCGTACTGGATCAGGATCTCGCCGCCTGCCTCAGCGGACACGGCTTCACCGCTCCCAAAGCCCGGCGGAACAATC
The window above is part of the Paenibacillus sp. FSL H8-0048 genome. Proteins encoded here:
- a CDS encoding LysR family transcriptional regulator yields the protein MELTQLEYFLTVARLEHMTSASKALRITQPALSHAISKLESELGVPLFERKGRNVQLNRYGVMFSSRVEEALRNIRNGVREIEESSNAESGTVHLSYLNILGVDLIPSLIRDYQADHPKVRFDLYQGNHGDIDEALDNGTSDMLITSKETTAENKEWMVFRRLPIYIVVSSSHRFAARSSLSLFELSGEPFVGLKTNCGLKHTITSLFQNTNFELSSTYYAEDLITVAGFIKAGLGVSVLPQTLGLMLDGLVWIPIQEPGWEWEVGLQWRKDHYLSPASRRFLEYVQQSSHVPVLNL